The proteins below come from a single Aegilops tauschii subsp. strangulata cultivar AL8/78 chromosome 6, Aet v6.0, whole genome shotgun sequence genomic window:
- the LOC109760346 gene encoding U-box domain-containing protein 11, with protein sequence MAATAGAAAEIVREIAAVGAADLAAAPEPLRADCLRLARKVSLLTHLVAEVAEAAGEDGAAGPEAAAWVADLLRALQAARRFVALGRVPALHTGAADQDVNDKNIAVQFKYVTWQLQAALTNLPHSCFQISDEVQEEVDLVRGQLKREMEKKGALDLNIFSKIHDILAHHVDNVGSQSEEPHSQPETLSLENLSSDHLELQHVALLISEISGISKSDIKKITSELIEGLENARVDDSAKPTNGDSKTSDEAKDSPDSVKKPDTVAMPEDFRCPISLELMRDPVIVSTGQTYERAFIQRWIDGGNRTCPKTQQKLQNLTLTPNYVLRSLILQWCEEKGIEPPTRSKYEGSSVEVGEDRLAIEALVRNLSCSSLDERKSAAAEIRSLAKKSTDNRMLLAESGAIPALVKLLSSKDPKTQEHAVTSLLNLSIYDQNKELIVVGGAIVPIIQVLRTGSMEARENAAAAIFSLSLIDDNKIMIGSTPGAIEALVELLKSGSSRGRKDAATALFNLCIYQANKVRAVRAGILSPLVQMLQDSSSAGATDEALTILSVLVSHHECKTAIAKAHTIPFLIDLLRSSQARNKENAAAILLALCKKDAQNLACIGRLGAQIPLTELSKTGSDRAKRKATSLLEHLSKLQVL encoded by the exons ATGGCGGCgacggccggggcggcggcggagatcgtgCGGGAGATCGCGGCCGTGGGCGCCGCCGACCTGgccgccgcgccggagccgcTGCGGGCCGACTGCCTCCGCCTCGCGCGGAAGGTGTCCCTGCTCACGCACCTCGTCGCCGAGGTCGCCGAGGCGGCGGGGGAGGACGGCGCGGCGGGGCCCGAGGCGGCCGCGTGGGTGGCCGACCTGCTACGGGCGCTCCAGGCCGCCAGGAGGTTCGTCGCGCTCGGCCGCGTGCCGGCGCTCCACACGGGGGCCGCGGATCAG GATGTCAACGACAAGAATATTGCTGTTCAATTCAAGTATGTGACTTGGCAGTTGCAAGCAGCTCTAACAAATCTACCGCATAGTTGTTTTCAAATATCTGATGAAGTTCAAGAAGAG GTTGATTTAGTGCGGGGTCAGCTTAAAAGAGAAATGGAGAAGAAGGGAGCCCTTGATctaaatattttttcaaaaattcATGATATCTTAGCTCATCATGTTGATAATGTTGGATCACAATCTGAAGAACCACACAGCCAGCCAGAGACATTGTCGTTGGAAAACTTGAGCAGTGATCACTTGGAGTTGCAACATGTTGCTTTACTAATTTCAGAAATAAGCGGGATATCTAAATCTGACATTAAAAAAATAACGTCTGAGCTAATTGAAGGGCTTGAAAATGCTAGAGTTGATGATTCTGCAAAACCAACCAATGGTGATAGCAAAACAAGTGATGAAGCAAAAGACTCACCTGACAGCGTTAAGAAGCCCGACACTGTAGCTATGCCTGAAGATTTCCGTTGCCCAATATCTCTTGAGCTGATGAGGGATCCTGTCATTGTGTCAACAGGGCAG ACATATGAGCGTGCTTTCATTCAaaggtggattgatggtggaaaccGAACCTGCCCAAAAACTCAACAGAAGCTCCAAAACCTTACATTAACCCCAAACTATGTATTGAGAAGTTTAATATTGCAATGGTGTGaggaaaaagggatcgaaccacctACAAGATCGAAATATGAAGGTTCTTCCGTAGAGGTCGGTGAGGACAGATTGGCAATTGAAGCATTAGTTCGCAATCTTTCTTGCAGCTCATTGGATGAACGGAAATCTGCTGCTGCTGAAATAAGATCCTTGGCCAAAAAAAGTACAGACAACCGCATGCTTCTAGCAGAGTCCGGTGCTATTCCTGCTCTAGTGAAACTTTTGTCCTCAAAAGACCCCAAAACCCAGGAACATGCAGTTACATCTCTTTTGAATCTCTCCATATATGATCAAAACAAGGAACTGATAGTGGTTGGCGGTGCCATTGTCCCAATCATACAGGTGCTTAGGACGGGTAGCATGGAGGCAAGAGAAAACGCAGCTGCAGCAATTTTCAGCTTGTCACTAATCGATGATAACAAGATAATGATAGGAAGCACTCCTGGGGCGATCGAAGCATTGGTTGAGCTGCTGAAGAGTGGCAGTTCAAGAGGTAGAAAAGATGCAGCAACAGCACTGTTCAATCTGTGCATATACCAGGCAAACAAGGTCCGCGCGGTCCGGGCAGGAATATTGTCACCACTGGTTCAGATGCTGCAAGATTCATCCAGCGCCGGAGCCACTGACGAGGCGCTCACAATCCTGTCGGTCCTCGTGAGTCACCACGAGTGCAAGACGGCCATAGCCAAGGCTCACACCATCCCCTTCTTGATCGATTTGTTAAGATCAAGCCAGGCCCGTAACAAGGAGAATGCCGCGGCCATTTTACTTGCACTCTGCAAGAAGGATGCCCAGAATCTCGCTTGCATAGGGAGGCTGGGTGCTCAAATACCACTAACAGAGCTGTCCAAGACCGGCTCGGACAGAGCCAAGCGCAAGGCGACATCTCTCCTGGAGCATCTCAGTAAGTTGCAGGTGCTCTAG